The following are encoded in a window of Nibricoccus aquaticus genomic DNA:
- a CDS encoding sialate O-acetylesterase → MKLSIRAPWFGVWVLAFAISAGGARGEVKVAAVFSDHAVFQRDRAVPVWGTADVGERVEVVFGAQRKEVVADAAGKWRVSLDALAANATGTELIVRGTNVVTLRDVLVGDVWLCSGQSNMERQVGERKGQKPLPDAEAEIAAANLPQMRLFKVKKQKLSVPGKDVEAAWAVCSPETLLSSEFSAVGYFFGKKIHQEVGVPVGLIDSTWGGTRIEPWTPPEAFARMPSLAAFAVAAQTPDVKADNSTPSNLYYGMIQPLAPYALHGFLWYQGESNLMDTHDRATYGDKMEALITGWRAAFGAEEAPFYYVQIAPHFYHVIRRRVHVSPTILPEFWEAQTEALRVKNTAMVGTVDLVDDLFDIHPRDKKSVGERLARVALKRTYGKSDLVDSGPVMAGWRVRDGKVVVTFGDVAGGLKSSDGKALTWFEVAGADGRFFAAEATIEGADKVIVSSPYVKQPVVVRFAWDEAAQPNLKNAEGLPAWAFRTDSGGATVRGVMEVKK, encoded by the coding sequence ATGAAGCTTTCGATTCGTGCCCCTTGGTTTGGCGTTTGGGTTTTGGCGTTTGCGATTTCTGCGGGTGGAGCCCGCGGTGAGGTGAAGGTGGCGGCGGTGTTTTCGGATCATGCTGTGTTTCAGCGCGACCGGGCGGTGCCGGTTTGGGGGACGGCGGATGTTGGTGAGAGGGTTGAAGTTGTTTTTGGGGCGCAGCGGAAAGAGGTGGTGGCGGATGCGGCGGGGAAGTGGCGGGTGTCGCTCGATGCGTTGGCGGCGAATGCGACAGGGACGGAGTTGATTGTGCGGGGGACGAATGTGGTGACGTTGCGGGATGTTTTGGTCGGCGACGTATGGTTGTGCTCGGGGCAGTCGAATATGGAGCGGCAGGTGGGCGAGAGGAAGGGGCAGAAGCCGTTGCCGGATGCGGAGGCGGAGATCGCGGCGGCGAACTTACCGCAGATGCGGTTGTTCAAGGTGAAGAAGCAAAAGCTGTCGGTCCCGGGGAAGGATGTGGAGGCGGCGTGGGCGGTGTGTTCGCCGGAGACGTTGTTGAGTTCGGAGTTTTCGGCGGTGGGGTATTTTTTTGGGAAGAAAATTCATCAGGAAGTTGGCGTGCCGGTGGGGTTGATCGATTCGACGTGGGGCGGGACGCGGATTGAGCCGTGGACGCCGCCGGAGGCTTTTGCGCGGATGCCGTCGCTCGCGGCGTTTGCGGTGGCGGCGCAGACGCCGGACGTGAAGGCGGACAATAGCACGCCGAGCAATTTGTACTATGGGATGATCCAGCCACTGGCGCCGTATGCGCTGCACGGGTTTCTTTGGTATCAGGGGGAGAGTAATCTGATGGATACGCACGATCGGGCGACGTACGGGGATAAGATGGAGGCGCTCATCACGGGTTGGCGCGCGGCGTTTGGCGCGGAGGAGGCGCCTTTTTATTATGTGCAGATCGCGCCGCATTTTTATCACGTGATCCGGCGGCGGGTGCATGTGTCGCCGACGATCCTGCCGGAGTTTTGGGAGGCGCAGACGGAGGCGTTGCGGGTGAAGAACACCGCGATGGTGGGCACGGTGGATCTCGTGGACGACCTCTTCGACATCCATCCGCGCGACAAGAAGAGCGTGGGCGAGCGGCTGGCGCGCGTGGCGCTCAAGCGGACTTATGGGAAGAGCGACCTTGTTGATTCGGGGCCGGTGATGGCAGGCTGGCGTGTGCGCGACGGGAAGGTCGTGGTGACGTTTGGCGATGTGGCGGGCGGTTTGAAGAGCAGCGATGGGAAGGCGCTGACGTGGTTCGAAGTCGCGGGGGCGGACGGGCGGTTTTTCGCGGCGGAGGCGACGATCGAAGGCGCGGACAAGGTGATCGTATCGAGTCCGTATGTGAAGCAGCCGGTGGTGGTGCGATTCGCGTGGGATGAGGCGGCGCAGCCGAATTTGAAGAATGCGGAGGGGTTGCCGGCGTGGGCGTTTCGGACGGATTCGGGCGGGGCGACGGTGCGCGGGGTGATGGAGGTTAAGAAGTGA
- a CDS encoding rhomboid family intramembrane serine protease → MLPLWDTEKHRRAPVVTGLLIAANVGVFGYQLLLLAKGGRGAEAWLMEHALVPGRLMDGLATREQWLTVLSSMFMHGGVAHVLGNCWFLWIFGGNVEDRMGPFKFLIFYLVAGVAAAGAQVVSHPFSAVPMIGASGAISGVLGAYFVLLPRAWVVTLVPWIVPIVPLPAFVFLFVWFAFQAVSGVGALMDGTASVGGVAWWAHAGGFVAGVVMTLFARKRKWVGRGARK, encoded by the coding sequence ATGCTGCCGCTTTGGGATACGGAGAAGCATCGGCGGGCGCCGGTGGTGACGGGGCTGTTGATCGCGGCGAATGTGGGCGTATTTGGTTATCAACTGCTGCTGCTGGCGAAGGGCGGGCGCGGGGCGGAGGCGTGGTTGATGGAGCACGCGCTGGTGCCGGGGCGGTTGATGGATGGGCTCGCGACGCGGGAGCAGTGGCTGACCGTGCTGAGCTCGATGTTCATGCACGGGGGTGTCGCGCATGTGCTGGGGAATTGCTGGTTCCTGTGGATCTTCGGAGGGAACGTCGAAGACCGGATGGGGCCGTTTAAGTTTTTGATTTTCTATCTCGTCGCGGGTGTGGCGGCGGCGGGGGCGCAGGTGGTGTCGCATCCGTTTTCCGCGGTGCCGATGATCGGAGCGAGCGGGGCGATCTCGGGTGTGCTGGGCGCGTATTTCGTGCTGTTGCCGAGGGCGTGGGTGGTGACGCTGGTGCCGTGGATCGTGCCGATCGTGCCGTTGCCCGCGTTTGTGTTTTTATTCGTGTGGTTCGCGTTTCAGGCGGTGAGCGGCGTGGGCGCGTTGATGGATGGAACGGCGAGTGTCGGCGGGGTGGCGTGGTGGGCGCACGCGGGAGGATTTGTCGCGGGCGTGGTGATGACGTTGTTTGCGCGAAAGCGGAAGTGGGTGGGGCGGGGGGCGCGGAAGTGA